GCACGGGGAGAGCGACGGCATACGCGTGAACGACCGCTGGACGGCCGGCTGCGTGGACGGCGCGCTGCGCCTGCCGAAGAATCCGCCGCCCGCCCCCTGAGCGGCCGGTCCCGGCCGGGAGGCCGGTGGACGGCGAAGGGCGCGGCCTCGGCGAGCGGCCCGTGGACACCGAGGGGCCCGGCCTCGGCGAGCGGCCCGTCGGCGCCGAGGGGCGCGGCCCGGCCGGGAGGTCCGTGAGCGCCGAAGGGCGCGGCGCGGCTCAGCGGCGTGAACGGCGAGCGGTCCGTGAACGGCGAAGGCCCGGCCTCGGCGAGCGGCCCGTCGGCGCCGAGGAGCCCGGCCCGGCCGGGAGGCCCGTGAACGCCGAAGGGCCCGGCCCGGCTCAGCGGCGTGAACGGCGAGCGGTCCGTGAACGCCGAGGGGCCCCACCGGATGTCGGTGGGGCCCCTCGGCATGTACGGACGGGCGCGGGATACGCGCTACCGCACGAAGACACCCGCCTGGCTCGCCAGGTCCAGGAAGTACTGCGGGGCGACGCCCAGCACCAGCGTGACCGCGACACCCACCCCGATCGTCGTCATCGTCAGCGGCGAGGGCACGGCGACCGTGGGGCCGTCCGCCTTCGGCTCGCTGAAGAACATCAGCACGATGACCCGGATGTAGAAGAACGCGGCGATCGCCGACGAGATCACACCGACCACCACCAGCGCCCCGGCCCCACCGTCCGCCGCCGCCTTGAAGACGGCGAACTTGCCGGAGAAGCCCGAGGTCAGCGGGATACCGGCGAAGGCCAGCAGGAACACCGCGAAGACCGCGGCCACCAGCGGCGAACGCCGTCCGAGACCCGCCCACTTGGACAGGTGCGTCGCCTCGCCGCCCGCGTCGCGCACCAGTGTGACCACGGCGAACGCGCCCACCGTGACGAACGAGTACGCCGCCAGGTAGAAGAGGACGGACGAGATGCCCTCGTCGGTCATCGCGATCACACCGGCCAGGATGAAGCCCGCGTGCGCGATCGACGAGTACGCCAGCAGCCGCTTGATGTCCGTCTGGGTGATGGCGACGATCGCACCGAAGACCATGGTGAGGATCGCGACACCGAACATCACCGGCCGGAAGTCCCAGCGCAGCCCCGGCAGGACGACGTACAGCAGCCGCAGCAGGGCGCCGAACGCCGCCACCTTCGTCGCGGCGGCCATGAAGCCGGTGACCGGGGTGGGCGCGCCCTGGTAGACGTCCGGGGTCCACATGTGGAACGGCACCGCGCCCACCTTGAAGAGCAGGCCCATGAGGATCATCGCGCCGCCGATGAGCAGCAGCGCGTCGTTGCCCATGGTGTCCGCGAGGACCGGGTCGACCGTGGTGACCGAGCCGTCGACGACGGCCGCGATGCGCGCGTACGACACCGAGCCCGCGTAGCCGTAGAGCAGCGCGATGCCGAAGAGCAGGAACGCGGACGAGAAGGCGCCGAGCAGGAAGTACTTCACCGCGGCCTCCTGCGACATGAGCCGCTTGCGGCGGGCCAGCGCGCACAGGAGGTAGAGCGGGAGGGAGAAGACCTCCAGCGCGATGAACAGCGTCAGCAGGTCGTTGGCCGCCGGGAAGACCAGCATGCCGGCCACCGCGAACAGCGCGATCGGGAAGACCTCGGTGGTGGTGAACCCGGCCTTGACGGCGGCCTTCTCGCTGTCGCTGCCGGGCACCGAGGCGCCCTGGGCGGCGAAGGAGTCGACCCGGTTGCCGTGGCTGGCCGGGTCGAGGCGGCGTTCGGCGAACGTGAAGACCGCGACGATCGCCGTCAGGAGGATGACGCCCTGGAGGAACAGCGCGGGGCCGTCCACGGCGATCGCGCCCATCGCGGCGAGCTGCGCCTTGGTGCCGCCGTACCCGTTCGCCGCCAGGGCGACCACTGCGGCGAACGCGGCGGCCAGCGAGACGACCGAGAGGAAGAGCTGCGCGTAGTAGCGCCCCTTCCTCGGGACGAACGCCTCCAGCAGGATGCCCACGACGGCGGCGCCCAGCACGATCAGTGTGGGGGCCAGCTGCGCGTATTCGATGTCGGGGGCCGGGATCTTGTCGATTCCCGGCGCCGCCGCCGTTGTCCACAGGCTGTGGACAGCTGTCGCACTCACGGGGCGGCCTCCACCTCGGGCTTGGGGTCGGTCTTCTGTACGTCACTCATGGTGTGCTCCACCGCCGGGTTCACGATGTCGGTCAGCGGCTTCGGGTAGACGCCCAGGAAGAGGAGGAGCACGATCAGCGGCGTGACGACCGCCAGCTCACGGAGCTTCAGGTCCGGCATGGTGCGGACCGACTCGTTCACCGGGCCGGTCATGGTGCGCTGGTAGAGCACCAGGACGTACAGCGCGGCGAGCACGATGCCCAGGGTCGCGATGATGCCGATCACCGGATACACGCTGAACGTGCCGACCAGGACCAGGAACTCGCTCACGAACGGGGCGAGCCCCGGCAGCGAGAGCGTCGCCAGACCACCGATCAGGAACGTGCCGGCCAGCACCGGGGCCACCTTCTGCACCCCGCCGTAGTCCGCGATGAGCCGCGACCCGCGCCGGGAGATCAGGAAGCCGGCGACCAGCAGCAGCGCGGCCGTCGAGATGCCGTGGTTGACCATGTACAGCGTCGCGCCCGACTGGCCCTGGCTGGTCATCGCGAAGATGCCCATGATGATGAAGCCGAAGTGCGAGATCGACGCGTAGGCGATGAGCCGCTTTATGTCGCGCTGGCCGACCGCAAGCAGCGCTCCGTAGACGATGCTGATCAGCGCCAGCACCAGCACCACGGGGGTGGCCCACTTGGACGCCTCCGGGAAGAGCTGGAGGCAGAAGCGCAGCATCGCGAACGTGCCGACCTTGTCGACCACCGCGGTGATCAGGACGGCGACGGGCGCGGTGGCCTCGCCCATGGCGTTGGGCAGCCAGGTGTGCACCGGCCACAGCGGCGCCTTGACGGCGAACGCGAAGAAGAAGCCCAGGAACAGCCACCGCTCCGTGCTCGTCGCCATGTCCAGCGAGCCGTTGGCGCGGGCCTCGGCGATCTCGGTCAGCGAGAAGGTGCCCGCCGACACGAACAGGCCGATGACGGCGGCCAGCATGATCAGCCCGCCGGCCAGGTTGTAGAGGAGGAACTTCACGGCCGCGTACGACCGCTGGGTGGCGGCCGCCTCGTCGCCGCCCGCGTGGGCCCGGTCCCCGAAGCCGCCGATGAGGAAGTACATCGGGATCAGCATGGCTTCGAACAGGATGTAGAAGAGGAAGACGTCGGTGGCCTCGAAGGAGAGGATCACCATCGCCTCGACCATCAGGATCAGGGCGAAGAAGCCCTGCGTCGGCCGCCAGCGGGTGTTCTTCGTCTCGACGGGGTCGGCGTCGTGCCAGCCCGCGACGATGATGAAGGGCATCAGCAGCGCGGTCAGTCCGAGGAGCACCGCGCCGATGCCGTCCACACCCAGCTCGTACCGGACGCCGAAGTCGGCGATCCAGGCGTGCGACTCCGTCAGCTGGTAGCGGTCGCCACCGGGTTCGAAGCGGACCAGCACGATCGCCGCCAGGACGAGCGTGGCGAGCGAGAAGGCCAGCGCGATCCACTTGGCGGCGGTGCGCCGGGCGGCCGGGACGGCCGCCGTGACGATCGCGCCGATCGCCGGGACGGCCGCCGTCGCCGTCAGAAGAGGGAACGACATCCGATTACACCGCCCTCATCAGCAGGGTCGCGGCGATGAGCACTGCCGTACCTCCGAACATCGAGACCGCGTAGGAGCGGGCGTAGCCGTTCTGCAGCTTGCGCAGCCGGCCCGAGAGCCCGCCGAACGACGCCGCGGTGCCATTGACGACACCGTCGACCAGGGTGTGGTCGACGTAGACGAGCGAGCGGGTGAGGTGCTCGCCGCCGCGGACCAGGACCACGTGGTTGAAGTCGTCCTGGAGGAGATCGCGGCGGGCGGCGCGGGTGAGCAGCGAGCCGCGCGGCGCGGTGACCGGCACCGGCTTGCGGCCGTACTGGAGGTACGCGGCGCCGACGCCGATGAGCATCACCACGACGGTGCAGGTGGTGACGACGGCCGCGCCGATCGGCGGGTGGCCGTGCTCGTGCCCGGTGACCGGCTCCAGCCAGTTCACGAAGGAGTCGCCGATCGAGAACAGTCCGCCCGCGAAGACCGAGCCGAAGGCGAGGATGATCATCGGGATCGTCATCGTCTTCGGCGACTCGTGCGGGTGCGGGTCGTGTCCTTCCGCGTCCGGCTGCCAGCGCTTCTCACCGAAGAAGGTCATCAGCATCACGCGCGTCATGTAGTACGCCGTGAGGGCCGCGCCCAGCAGGGTGACCGCGCCGAGGATCCAGCCCTCGGTGCCGCCCTTGGCGAACGCCGCCTCGATGATCTTGTCCTTCGACCAGAAGCCGGAGAGACCGGGGAAGCCGATGATCGCGAGATAGCCGAGACCGAAGGTGACGAAGGTGACCGGCATGTACTTCCGCAGGCCGCCGTACTTGCGCATGTCGACCTCGTCGTTCATGCCGTGCATGACCGAACCGGCGCCGAGGAAGAGCCCGGCCTTGAAGAAGCCGTGCGTCACCAGGTGCATGATCGCGAAGACGTAGCCGATCGGGCCGAGGCCTGCGGCCAGCACCATGTAGCCGATCTGGGACATCGTCGAGCCCGCGAGGGCCTTCTTGATGTCGTCCTTCGCGCAACCGACGATCGCACCGAAGAGGAGCGTGACCGCTCCGACGACCACGACCACCAGCTGGGCGTCCGGCGAGGCGTTGAAGATCGCGCCGGACCGGGTGATCAGATACACGCCCGCCGTCACCATCGTCGCCGCGTGGATGAGGGCCGAGACCGGGGTCGGGCCCTCCATCGCGTCGCCGAGCCAGGACTGGAGCGGCACCTGCGCCGACTTGCCGCAGGCGGCGAGCAGCAGCATCAGTGCGATGCCGGTGATCGTGCCGCCGCTCGCCTCGTCGGTCGAGGCGAGCACCGGCGCGAAGGCGAACGTGCCGAAGGTGGTGAACATCAGCATGATCGCGATCGACAGGCCCATGTCGCCGACCCGGTTGACCAGGAACGCCTTCTTCGCGGCGGTGGCCGCGCTGGGCTTGTGCTGCCAGAAGCCGATGAGCAGGTACGACGCGAGGCCCACGCCCTCCCAGCCGAAGTACAGCAGGAGGTAGTTGTCCGCGAGGACCAGCAGCAGCATCGCGGCGAGGAACAGGTTCAGGTACCCGAAGAAGCGGCGGCGCCGCTCGTCGTGCTCCATGTACCCGATGGAGTAGAGGTGGATCAGGGTGCCGACGCCCGTGATCAGCAGTACGAACGTCATGGACAGCTGGTCGAGCTGGAAGGCGATGTCCGCCTGGAAGCCCTCCACCGGGACCCAGCTGAACAGGTGCTGGTGCAGGGTGCGGTCCTCGCCGCCCTTGCCCAGCATGTCCGCGAACAGCACCACGCCGATCACGAAGGAGGTGGCGGCCAGCAGCGTGCCGAGCAGATGTCCCACCCGGTCGAGGCGTCGCCCGCCGCACAGCAGAAGACCTGCTCCGAGCAGGGGCGCCGCGATGAGCGGCGCAATCAAGTTCTCCACGATTCAGCGACCCCTCAGAGCTTCATCAGGCTGGCGTCGTCGACCGAGGCCGAGTGGCGTGAACGGAACAGCGACACGATGATCGCGAGCCCGACGACGACTTCCGCCGCTGCCACGACCATCGTGAAGAACGCGATGATCTGGCCGTCCAGATTGCCGTGCATCCGGGAGAAGGTGACGAACGCGAGGTTGCACGCGTTGAGCATCAGCTCGACACACATGAAGACGACGATCGCGTTGCGCCTGATCAGGACCCCGGCCGCGCCGATGGTGAACAACAGGGCGGCGAGATAGAGGTAGTTGGCCGGATTCATTTGGTGACTCCCTCCTCGCGGTCCTCACGGTCCCGGCGCTCGGCGCGGCCGAGGCGCTCCGACGACCGCTGCTCCAGCGCCTTCAGGTCGGCGATGGCCTCTCCGGAGACGTCCCGGATCTGGCCGCGGTCCTTCAGGGTCTTGTTGACCGTCAGCTCGGACGTGGTGCCGTCGGGCAGCAGACCGGCGATGTCCACCGCGTTGTGCCGGGCGTAGACGCCGGGCGCGGGCAGTGGCGGCAGGTGCTTGCTGCGGGTCCGGCGCTCGGACATCTCCCGCTGGGTCAGGGCCCGTTCGGTCCGCTCGCGGTGCGTGAGCACCATCGCGCCGATCGAGGCCGTGATCAGCAGGGCGCCGGTGATCTCGAACGCGAACACGTACTTGGTGAAGAGGAGGGCGGCGATGCCCTCCACGTTGCCGCCGGCGTTGGCGACGCCGATGCCGGCGGAGGTCGTCAGCGACGCGTTGGCGATGCCGACGATCAGCAGGACACCGAAGCCGAGCCCGCAGAGGGCGGCCCACCAGCGCTGGCCCTTGATCGTCTCCGTGAGCGAGTCGGCGGCGGTGACGCCGACGAGCATGACCACGAAGAGGAACAGCATCATGATCGCGCCGGTGTAGACGACGATCTGGACGATGCCCAGGAAGTACGCCCCGTTGGCCAGGTAGAAGACCGCCAGGATGATCATGGTCCCGGCGAGGCAGAGCGCGCTGTGCACGGCCCGCCTCATCAGGATGGTGCAGAGCGCGCCGATCACGGCGACGGTGCCGAGGATCCAGAACTGGACGGCCTCGCCGGTCGAGGTGAGGGAAGCGGCGAGCGTGTTCATTCCCCGATCACCTTCTTCGACGCCGGTTCGTCCTCGCCGAAGCTGGAGGCGCTCTCCTGCGGGCGGCCGTCCTTGGTGTACGCGACCTGCCTGACCGTGCCGGGAGCGGCCTCGGTCACCAGGCCCCGGTAGTAGTCCTGTTCGTCCGTGCCGGGGAAGATCGAGTGCGGGGACTCGACCATGCCTTCCTCCAGACCGGCGAGCAGCTGCTCCTTGGTGTAGATGAGGCTCTCGCGCGAACTGTCGGCCAGCTCGAACTCGTTGGTCATCGTGAGCGCCCGGGTGGGGCACGCCTCGATGCACAGCCCGCACAGGATGCAGCGCGCGTAGTTGATCTGGTAGACGCGGCCGTACCGCTCACCCGGGGAGTAGCGCTCCTCCTCGGTGTTGTCCGCGCCTTCCACGTAGATCGCGTCGGCCGGGCAGGCCCAGGCGCACAGCTCGCAGCCGATGCACTTCTCCAGCCCGTCCGGGTGCCGGTTCAGCTGATGGCGGCCGTGGAAGCGCGGCGCCGTCACCTTCTCCGTCTCCGGATACTGCTCGGTCAGCCGCTTCTTGAACATGGCCTTGAAGGTCACGCCGAAGCCGGCGACCGGATTCAGCCGGCGCTCGTTGGGGTCGTCACCCTTCGGACCCTTGGAAGCGTTGTCAGGCACCGTCAGCCTCCTTTCCGTCACTCTCAGTATTGACCCCGCCACTGACAACCAGCTCCCGCTCACCGCGTGAGCGCCGGCGCGGCACGGGCGGCAGCGTCTGTCCCGGCAGCGGAGGCACCGGGAATCCACCGGCCATCGGATCGAACGGCGGCGGTGGGGGTTCGGCCGCGGCCGCGGCCTTGTCCTTCTTGTCGCGGAAGATGTCCGCGACGAAGGAGAGCAGCAGGATCGCGATGACCGCCGAGGCGACGTAGAGCACGATGTCCTGGAAGTCGTAGTTCTCGTTGCGCAGTGCCCGCACGGTCGCGACCAGCATCAGCCAGACGACCGAGACGGGGATCAGGACCTTCCAGCCGAGCTTCATCAGCTGGTCGTAGCGCACGCGCGGCAGGGTGCCGCGCAGCCAGATGAAGAAGAACAGCAGCAGCTGGACCTTGATGATGAACCAGAGCATCGGCCACCAGCCGTGGTTCGCGCCCTCCCAGAACGTGGAGATCGGGTACGGCGCCCGCCAGCCGCCCAGGAAGAGGGTGGTGGCGACGGCGGAGACGGTGACCATGTTGACGTACTCGGCCAGCATGAACAGCGCGAACTTGATCGACGAGTACTCGGTGTTGAAGCCGCCGACGAGGTCGCCCTCGGACTCGGGCATGTCGAACGGTGCCCGGTTGGTCTCGCCGACCATGGTGATGATGTAGATGATGAAGGAGACCGGCAGCAGGACGATGTACCAGCGGTCGGCCTGCGCCTCCACGATCGCGGAGGTCGACATCGTCCCGGAGTAGAGGAACACCGAGGCGAACGCGGCGCCCATGGCGATCTCGTAGGAGATCATCTGCGCGCACGAGCGCAGCCCGCCGAGCAGCGGGTACGTCGATCCGGACGACCAGCCGGCCAGGACGATGCCGTAGATGCCGACCGAGGCGACCGCGAGGACGTAGAGCATCGCGATCGGCAGGTCGGTCAGCTGCATCGTCGTGCGGTGGCCGAAGATCGAGACCTCGTTGCCGGCCGGGCCGAAGGGGATCACCGCGATCGCCATGAAGGCGGGCACCGCGGCGATGATCGGCGCCAGGATGTAGACGACCTTGTCGGCCCGCTTGACGATGACGTCTTCCTTCAGCATCAGCTTGATGCCGTCGGCGAGCGACTGGAGCATGCCCCAGGGGCCGTGCCGGTTGGGCCCGATGCGCAGCTGCATCCAGGCCACCACCTTGCGTTCCCAGACGATGGCGACCAGCACGGTCACCATCAGGAACGCGAAGCAGAAGACGGCCTTGACGGCCACCAGCCACCAGGGGTCGGTGCCGAACATCGACAGGTCCTCGGCTGCGAGGACGCTCTGCGCGGGGGCCGCGCCGAGTGGGGCGAGGGCGCTCATGCGCGGACCTCCGGTCCGTCGGAAGCGGGAACGGCGTCCGACGGAACGGCATCCGACGGGACCGCGTCCGACGGAGCGGCGTCCGACGGAGCCGAGTCCGCCGGGACGGCGTCGGCCGGGGCCGGGGCCTCGGCGGGGCCGATCCGGACGAGCGTGCCCGGCCGGGAGCCGGTGTCCGCGAGGACACCGCCGCCGGTCGAGTTCAGCGGCAGCCAGACGACCTTGTCGGGCATCTCCGTGACGCTGAGCGGCAGTTCGACCGTGCCGGCGGGGCCGGTGACGGCCAGGACGTCGCCGTCCGCGACACCCGTCTCGGCCGCCGTGGCGGGCGAGAGCCGGGCGACGGCCGCGTGGCGCGTACCGGCCAGGGCCTCGTCGCCGTCCTGGAGCCGGCCCTGGTCGAGCAGCAGCCGGTGTCCGGCGAGCACCGCCTCGCCCGCGCCCGGACGGGGCAGCGGACGCGACGACGCGACGGGCGGTTCGGCGTGCTCGCCGCTCCACTGGCCGAGCCGGTCCATCTCGGTCCGTACGGCCTTCAGGTTCGGCAGCGCGAACGGGATGTCCATGGCGTCGGCGAGCATGTGCAGCACCCGCGCGTCGTCCGTGGCCAGCCTGCGCGTCATCTGCTCGGGCTTGAGCGCGGAGTCGAACAGCCGCGCCCGGCCCTCCCAGTTGAGGAAGGTGCCGGCCTTCTCGGCGACGGCCGCGACCGGGAAGACGACGTCGGCGTGGTCGGTGACCTCGCTGGGCCGCAGTTCCAGGGAGACCAGGAAGCCGACGGCGGCGAGCGCCTCGCGCGCGCGTGCCGGGTCCGGCAGGTCGGCGACCTCGACGCCCGCGACGACCAGCGCGCCGAGGTCGCCGGTCGCGGCGGCCTCGACGATCCGGCCGGTGTCGCGGCCGGTGCCGTGCGGCAGTTCGCGTACCCGCCAGACCTCGGCGGTCTCCTCACGGGCCCGCGGGTCGTCGGCGGGACGGCCGCCGGGCAGCAGGGTCGGCAGCGCGCCGGCCTCGATCGCGCCGCGCTCACCGGCCCGGCGCGGAATCCAGACGAGCCGGGCGCCGGTGGCGGTGGCGGCCCGCGCGGCGGCGGTGAGCCCGCCGGGGACGGCGGCGAGCCGTTCACCGACGACGATCACCGCGCCGCTCTCGCGCAGGGCGTCGGCGGCGCGGACTCCCGCGCCCTCCAGCCCGGTCTGCGAGGCGAGCGCGTCGAGCCATTCGGTCTCGGTGCCGGGCGCGGCCGGCAGCAGCGTGCCGCCCGCCTTCCGCAGACCGGGGGTGACGTGCGTGGCGAGGGAGAAGGTGCGCTGGCCGTGCTTGCGCCGGGCCTTGCGCAGCCGCAGGAAGACGCCGGGCGCCTCCTCCTCGGACTCGAACCCGACGAGCAGGACGGCCGGGGCCTTCTCCAGCGTCGTGTTGGTGATCCCCGTGCCGTCCAGGTCCAGGCCGCGGCCGGCGACATGGGCGGCGAGGAACTCGGCCTCCTCGGCGCTGTGCACGCGCGCGCGGAAGTCGATGTCGTTGGTGTCGAGCGCGACCCGGGCGAACTTGCTGTACGCGTACGCGTCCTCGACCGTCAGCCGGCCGCCCGCCAGGACGGCGGCCCGGCCGCGCGCGGCGTTCAGACCGCTGGCGGCGGCCTCCAGGGCCTCGGGCCAGCTGGCGGGCGCCAGTTCACCGTCGGCGCCCCGGACGAGGGGGGTGGTGATCCGGTCCGGCCGCTGCGCGTACCGGAAGCCGAACCGCCCCTTGTCGCAGATCCACTCCTCGTTGACCTCGGGGTCGTCGGCGGCCATGCGCCGCATGACCTTGCCGCGCCGGTGGTCGGTGCGGGTGGCGCAGCCGCCCGAGCAGTGCTCGCAGACGCTGGGCGAGGAGACCAGGTCGAACGGGCGGGAGCGGAAGCGGTACGCCGCCGAGGTCAGCGCGCCGACCGGGCAGATCTGGATGGTGTTGCCGGAGAAGTACGACTCGAAGGGGTCGCCCACGCCGATGCCGACCTGCTGGAGCGCGCCGCGCTCCAGGAACTCGATCACCGGGTCGCCGGCCACCTGGTTGGAGAAGCGGGTGCAGCGGGCGCACAGGACACAGCGCTCGCGGTCGAGAAGGACCTGGGTGGAGATCGGTACGGGCTTCTCGAAGGTCCGCTTCTTGCCCTCGAACCGGCTGTCCGACTGGCCGTGGCTCATGGCCTGGTTCTGGAGCGGGCACTCGCCGCCCTTGTCGCAGACCGGACAGTCCAGCGGGTGGTTGATGAGCAGCAGCTCCATCACACCGCGCTGGGCCTTCTCGGCGACCGGCGAGGTGATCTGCGACTTGACGACCATGCCGTCGGTGCAGGTGATGGTGCAGGACGCCATCGGCTTGCGCTGGCCCTCCACCTCGACGATGCACTGGCGGCAGGCGCCGGCCGGGTCGAGCAGCGGGTGGTCGCAGAAGCGGGGGATCTCGATGCCGAGGAGTTCGGCGGCGCGGATCACCAGGGTCCCCTTGGGGACCGAGATGCCGATGCCGTCGATCGTCAGGGAGACGAGGTCTTCGGGCGGGACCGCCGCCTCGCCGCCGCCGGAGGGGGCAGACGTGGTGACTGTCATGCGTTCACCTCCAGGTGCGCGTGTCGGTCGGCCCACAGGGTGGACTTCGCCGGGTCGAAGGGGCAGCCCTTGCCGGTGATGTGCTGCTCGTACTCCTCGCGGAAGTACTTGAGCGAGGAGAAGATCGGCGCGGCGGCGCCGTCGCCGAGGGCGCAGAACGACTTGCCGTTGATGTTGTCGGCGATGTCGTTGAGCTTGTCGAGGTCCGAGGGGACGCCCTTGCCGGCCTCGATGTCGCGCAGCAACTGCACCAGCCAGTAGGTGCCTTCACGGCACGGCGTGCACTTGCCGCAGGACTCGTGGGCGTAGAACTCGGTCCAGCGGGTGACGGCCCGCACCACACAGGTGGTCTCGTCGAAGCACTGGAGCGCCTTGGTGCCGAGCATGGAGCCGGCGGCGCCGACGCCCTCGTAGTCCAGGGGCACGTCGAGGTGCTCGTCGGTGAACATCGGCGTGGAAGAGCCGCCGGGGGTCCAGAACTTGAGCCGGTGGCCGGAACGCATGCCGCCGCCCATGTCGAGGAGCTGGCGCAGGGTGATGCCGAGCGGGGCCTCGTACTGGCCGGGGCTGGTGACATGGCCGCTGAGCGAGTAGAGCGTGAAGCCCGCGGACTTCTCGCTGCCCATCGACTTGAACCAGTCCTTGCCGCGGTTGAGGATCGCGGGAACCGAGGCGATGGACTCGACGTTGTTCACCACGGTGGGGCAGGCGTAGAGACCCGCGACGGCGGGGAACGGCGGGCGCAGCCGGGGCTGTCCGCGCCGTCCCTCCAGCGAGTCCAGCAGCGCGGTCTCCTCACCGCAGATGTACGCGCCGGCTCCGGCGTGCACGGTGATGTCGAGGTCGATCCCGCTGCCGAGGATGTCCTTGCCGAGGTAGCCCGCCGCGTACGCCTCGCGCACGGCCTCGTGCAGCCGGCGCAGGACGGGCACGACCTCGCCGCGCAGATAGATGAAGGCGTGCGAGGAGCGGATCGCGTAGCACGCGATGATCATTCCCTCGATGAGGGAGTGCGGGTTGGCGAAGAGGAGCGGGATGTCCTTGCAGGTGCCCGGCTCCGACTCGTCCGCGTTGACGACGAGGTAGTGCGGCTTGCCGTCGCCCTGCGGGATGAACTGCCACTTCATGCCGGTGGGGAAGCCGGCGCCGCCCCGGCCGCGCAGCCCGGAGTCCTTCACGTACGCGATGAGGTCGTCCGGGGTCATGGCGAGGGCCTTGCGCAGCCCCTCGTACCCCTCGTGCCTCTTGTACGTCTCCAGGGTCCACGCGTCGGGCTGGTCCCAGAACGCGGACAGGACCGGCGAGAGGAGCTTCTCCGGGCCGGTGTCGTTCATGGCGGGTGCGGTGGTCATCACTCCCCCTCCTCGGCCGCGGGGCCCGTGGGGTTCGCGGGGTCGGACGCCGCGGTCTGCTGCGGCGCGTCGTGCGAGCTGAGGTGCTCGGCACCGGGCTGGGGCGTGTCCCGCGGGGCCGCTCCGTCGCGCGGGCGCGGCGTACGGGCCGGGATCGCCTCGCCCTTGGCGAGCTTGAGGCCGATCAGCGAGGCGGGGCCGGCGCCGCCGGTGGCGTCGACGGCGCCGGGGCGCTCGTCGGGGAAGCCCGCGAGGATGCGCGCGGTCTCCTTGTACGTGCACAGGGGCGCGCCACGCGTGGGGCTGACCTGTTCGCCGGCCCGCAGGTCGTCCACGAGCTGCTTCGCCGACTCGACGGTCTGGTTGTCGAAGAACTCCCAGTTGACCATCACCACCGGCGCGAAGTCGCAGGCCGCGTTGCACTCGATGTGCTCCAGCGTGACCTTGCCGTCCTCGGTGGTCTCGTTGTTGCCGACCCCGAGGTGCTCCTTCAGCTCGTCGAAGATGGCGTCGCCGCCCATCACCGCGCAGAGCGTGTTGGTGCAGACGCCGACCTGGTAGTCGCCGGACGGCTTGCGCCGGTACATCGAGTAGAAGGTCGAGACGGCCGTGACCTCGGCGGTGGTCAGCCCGAGCATCTCGGCGCAGAACCGGACGCCGGTACGGGTGACGTACCCGTCCTCGGACTGGGTCAGGTGCAGCAGCGGCAGCAGGGCCGAGCGGCTGTCGGGGTAGCGGGCGATCACCTCCCGGGCGTCCGTCTCCAGCCGGGCGCGCACATCGGCCGGGTAGTCGGGGGCGGGGAGTTGGGGCATTCCGAGGCTGACCTCGGAATTCGGTGTGGTGGTCACCGGTCGACGCCTCCCATCACGGGGTCGATGGACGCGACGGCGACGATGACGTCGGCGACCTGGCCGCCCTCACACATGGCCGCCATGGACTGGAGATTGGTGAACGACGGGTCGCGGAAGTGGACCCGGTAG
Above is a window of Streptomyces sp. NBC_01498 DNA encoding:
- the nuoN gene encoding NADH-quinone oxidoreductase subunit NuoN — protein: MSATAVHSLWTTAAAPGIDKIPAPDIEYAQLAPTLIVLGAAVVGILLEAFVPRKGRYYAQLFLSVVSLAAAFAAVVALAANGYGGTKAQLAAMGAIAVDGPALFLQGVILLTAIVAVFTFAERRLDPASHGNRVDSFAAQGASVPGSDSEKAAVKAGFTTTEVFPIALFAVAGMLVFPAANDLLTLFIALEVFSLPLYLLCALARRKRLMSQEAAVKYFLLGAFSSAFLLFGIALLYGYAGSVSYARIAAVVDGSVTTVDPVLADTMGNDALLLIGGAMILMGLLFKVGAVPFHMWTPDVYQGAPTPVTGFMAAATKVAAFGALLRLLYVVLPGLRWDFRPVMFGVAILTMVFGAIVAITQTDIKRLLAYSSIAHAGFILAGVIAMTDEGISSVLFYLAAYSFVTVGAFAVVTLVRDAGGEATHLSKWAGLGRRSPLVAAVFAVFLLAFAGIPLTSGFSGKFAVFKAAADGGAGALVVVGVISSAIAAFFYIRVIVLMFFSEPKADGPTVAVPSPLTMTTIGVGVAVTLVLGVAPQYFLDLASQAGVFVR
- a CDS encoding NADH-quinone oxidoreductase subunit M, which produces MSFPLLTATAAVPAIGAIVTAAVPAARRTAAKWIALAFSLATLVLAAIVLVRFEPGGDRYQLTESHAWIADFGVRYELGVDGIGAVLLGLTALLMPFIIVAGWHDADPVETKNTRWRPTQGFFALILMVEAMVILSFEATDVFLFYILFEAMLIPMYFLIGGFGDRAHAGGDEAAATQRSYAAVKFLLYNLAGGLIMLAAVIGLFVSAGTFSLTEIAEARANGSLDMATSTERWLFLGFFFAFAVKAPLWPVHTWLPNAMGEATAPVAVLITAVVDKVGTFAMLRFCLQLFPEASKWATPVVLVLALISIVYGALLAVGQRDIKRLIAYASISHFGFIIMGIFAMTSQGQSGATLYMVNHGISTAALLLVAGFLISRRGSRLIADYGGVQKVAPVLAGTFLIGGLATLSLPGLAPFVSEFLVLVGTFSVYPVIGIIATLGIVLAALYVLVLYQRTMTGPVNESVRTMPDLKLRELAVVTPLIVLLLFLGVYPKPLTDIVNPAVEHTMSDVQKTDPKPEVEAAP
- the nuoL gene encoding NADH-quinone oxidoreductase subunit L, whose translation is MENLIAPLIAAPLLGAGLLLCGGRRLDRVGHLLGTLLAATSFVIGVVLFADMLGKGGEDRTLHQHLFSWVPVEGFQADIAFQLDQLSMTFVLLITGVGTLIHLYSIGYMEHDERRRRFFGYLNLFLAAMLLLVLADNYLLLYFGWEGVGLASYLLIGFWQHKPSAATAAKKAFLVNRVGDMGLSIAIMLMFTTFGTFAFAPVLASTDEASGGTITGIALMLLLAACGKSAQVPLQSWLGDAMEGPTPVSALIHAATMVTAGVYLITRSGAIFNASPDAQLVVVVVGAVTLLFGAIVGCAKDDIKKALAGSTMSQIGYMVLAAGLGPIGYVFAIMHLVTHGFFKAGLFLGAGSVMHGMNDEVDMRKYGGLRKYMPVTFVTFGLGYLAIIGFPGLSGFWSKDKIIEAAFAKGGTEGWILGAVTLLGAALTAYYMTRVMLMTFFGEKRWQPDAEGHDPHPHESPKTMTIPMIILAFGSVFAGGLFSIGDSFVNWLEPVTGHEHGHPPIGAAVVTTCTVVVMLIGVGAAYLQYGRKPVPVTAPRGSLLTRAARRDLLQDDFNHVVLVRGGEHLTRSLVYVDHTLVDGVVNGTAASFGGLSGRLRKLQNGYARSYAVSMFGGTAVLIAATLLMRAV
- the nuoK gene encoding NADH-quinone oxidoreductase subunit NuoK; the encoded protein is MNPANYLYLAALLFTIGAAGVLIRRNAIVVFMCVELMLNACNLAFVTFSRMHGNLDGQIIAFFTMVVAAAEVVVGLAIIVSLFRSRHSASVDDASLMKL
- a CDS encoding NADH-quinone oxidoreductase subunit J, with protein sequence MNTLAASLTSTGEAVQFWILGTVAVIGALCTILMRRAVHSALCLAGTMIILAVFYLANGAYFLGIVQIVVYTGAIMMLFLFVVMLVGVTAADSLTETIKGQRWWAALCGLGFGVLLIVGIANASLTTSAGIGVANAGGNVEGIAALLFTKYVFAFEITGALLITASIGAMVLTHRERTERALTQREMSERRTRSKHLPPLPAPGVYARHNAVDIAGLLPDGTTSELTVNKTLKDRGQIRDVSGEAIADLKALEQRSSERLGRAERRDREDREEGVTK